A window of Natranaeroarchaeum aerophilus contains these coding sequences:
- a CDS encoding SDR family oxidoreductase, with product MSDLLEGRTAVVTGGSSGNGRAICRTFAAEGADVVVADIQEEPREGGEPTHELVEAETDAGATFVDCDVTSKDDLDAAVEAAAEFGGVDIMVNNAGIFHGEEFLDVDEAAFDRLMDINVKGVFFGSQVAAERMAENGGGAIINLSSVAGLQGSADFITYCTSKGAVRLMTYSLAAKLGPEEIRVNAIHPGLIETKMTTEDVAIIGTEAEDNFMQGIPVGRAGQPEDVADTALYLASDLSSYVSGESLVLDGGMTNTQ from the coding sequence ATGTCGGACTTGCTCGAAGGCCGAACGGCGGTCGTGACTGGGGGATCGAGCGGAAATGGACGGGCGATCTGTCGAACGTTCGCCGCCGAGGGGGCGGACGTCGTCGTGGCGGATATTCAGGAGGAACCGAGGGAAGGCGGGGAACCGACACACGAGCTTGTCGAGGCCGAGACTGACGCCGGTGCGACGTTTGTCGACTGTGACGTGACGAGCAAAGACGATCTGGACGCGGCGGTCGAGGCGGCCGCGGAGTTCGGCGGCGTCGACATCATGGTCAACAACGCGGGGATCTTCCACGGCGAGGAGTTCCTCGACGTCGATGAAGCGGCCTTTGACCGCCTGATGGACATCAACGTCAAAGGGGTGTTTTTCGGCTCGCAGGTGGCCGCAGAACGGATGGCCGAGAACGGCGGTGGTGCGATCATCAACCTCTCGTCGGTCGCTGGACTGCAGGGATCGGCCGATTTTATTACGTACTGCACGTCAAAGGGCGCAGTACGACTGATGACGTACTCGCTGGCGGCGAAACTCGGGCCGGAGGAGATTCGAGTCAACGCGATCCATCCGGGGTTGATCGAGACGAAGATGACGACGGAGGATGTCGCGATCATCGGGACGGAGGCAGAAGACAACTTTATGCAAGGCATTCCGGTGGGGCGTGCCGGACAGCCCGAGGATGTCGCCGACACTGCACTCTACCTGGCCAGTGACCTGTCGAGTTACGTCAGCGGGGAATCGCTCGTTCTCGATGGGGGGATGACAAACACGCAGTGA